A single genomic interval of Anopheles marshallii chromosome 2, idAnoMarsDA_429_01, whole genome shotgun sequence harbors:
- the LOC128707407 gene encoding anosmin-1: MHQGKVTLLKLAIVQHFFLYIPLAVFASSLISMNDTDNLLTARCRSNCTYDKQCYSKCMRNYLENSAYKKYGDCPPKPPTKLDSLCLNTCDGLDYKCPGVEKCCEHSCGHSCQSPHGLERVAGLPSVPTHVQLMEMGRVFRTAQIQWDMKVENEQSPTYYITESRFHIGTTYAEHKLENDWQLHLLETFTQYNMGTVKRYVGEIKLKPGRWYQVRVAAVNGMGTRGYSAPSRQFQLSKRPNPPQPPKSLTVGSLDLTENRTYTCRVSWSLPRSDLPVEKYKLSWSLYLNFTSNRSKTDNSSLFKEMATISAPTRHYDIQGLLPDRYYYLQIQAISVYGKRRLKSAANHLLVNTSATASSQERSPVNLDNLLMGDAGYRRPKGHPSFKEGLHSPAASSGSRMIANGMATAGTIRYQFALRRSGLAVRLSWSERGYGRYRVHICRGNRECLTIARGTTGPGSHWQDVVLRRNAYEFGKLEFNTRYTAGVRIGGHRRSTPGYDIVRSFTTPKCEKFRDQQLLPPECNV, from the exons ATGCACCAAGGCAAAGTAACGCTGCTGAAACTAGCAATAGTTCAACACTTTTTCCTCTACATTCCGTTAGCTGTTTTCGCTTCTAGCTTAATTAGTATGAACGACACCGATAATCTACTCACTGCGAGATGTCGGTCAAACTGTACCTATGATAAGCAG TGCTACAGCAAGTGCATGCGCAACTATTTGGAAAACTCCGCGTACAAGAAGTACGGAGATTGTCCACCGAAACCACCGACCAAACTCGACAGCTTGTGTCTCAACACCTGCGATGGACTGGACTACAAGTGTCCGGGTGTGGAGAAGTGTTGCGAACACTCGTGTGGCCATAGCTGCCAGAGCCCGCACGGGTTGGAGCGTGTCGCGGGCCTACCCTCTGTACCGACGCATGTGCAGCTGATGGAGATGGGTCGGGTCTTTCGCACCGCCCAGATCCAGTGGGACATGAAGGTGGAGAACGAACAGAGCCCGACGTACTACATCACCGAGTCCCGGTTTCACATTGGCACCACGTATGCGGAGCACAAGCTGGAGAATGATTGGCAGTTGCATCTGCTGGAAACGTTCACGCAGTACAATATGGGCACGGTGAAACGCTACGTAGGGGAAATAAAGCTAAAGCCGGGTCGGTGGTATCAGGTGCGGGTCGCTGCTGTCAACGGGATGGGCACTCGTGGCTACTCTGCACCGTCGCGCCAATTTCAGCTGAGCAAAA GGCCAAATCCACCACAACCACCGAAAAGTCTCACCGTTGGTTCGCTAGACCTGACCGAAAACCGAACATACACCTGCCGTGTGTCTTGGAGTTTGCCGCGTTCCGATCTTCCGGTGGAAAAATACAAACTCAGCTGGAGTCTCTACCTTAACTTTACCAGTAATCGTTCGAAGACGGACAACTCATCATTGTTCAAGGAGATGGCTACTATATCGGCT CCTACCCGACACTATGACATCCAGGGACTATTGCCGGACCGGTACTACTATCTACAGATTCAAGCCATCAGTGTTTATGGCAAGCGGCGGCTCAAATCTGCTGCCAACCATCTGCTGGTGAACACGTCTGCTACGGCGTCCAGCCAGGAAAGAAGTCCGGTTAACCTGGACAATCTGCTTATGGGTGATGCCGGATATCGACGGCCGAAGGGCCATCCAAGCTTCAAAGAAGGCTTACATTCACCGGCAGCATCCAGCGGCAGCCGGATGATCGCTAATGGGATGGCCACGGCAGGCACAATCCGATACCAGTTTGCGCTCCGAAGATCAGGGCTCGCGGTGCGCCTGAGCTGGTCCGAGCGTGGATATGGCCGATATCGTGTGCACATTTGTCGTGGGAATCGTGAATGTCTCACCATTGCTCGTGGAACAACCGGCCCTGGCAGCCATTGGCAAGACGTTGTTCTGCGACGCAATGCTTATGAGTTCGGAAAGCTGGAATTCAACACCCGGTACACGGCTGGCGTACGAATAGGAGGACATCGACGCAGTACACCCGGTTACGACATTGTCCGATCGTTCACAACACCCAAATGTGAAAAGTTTCGCGATCAACAGCTTCTACCACCAGAGTGTAACGTTTGA